One window from the genome of Streptomyces sp. NBC_01476 encodes:
- a CDS encoding aldo/keto reductase family protein gives MDYRHLGRSGLIISEIAYGNWLTHGSQVEEDAATACVGAALEAGITTFDTADVYAQTRAESVLGRALKGERREGLEIFTKVFWPTGPGHNDRGLSRKHIRESIDGSLRRLQTDYVDLYQAHRYDRFTPLEETMEAFADLVHSGKVHYIGVSEWTADQIRRAHALARELHIPLVSNQPQYSALWRVIEGEVIPACEELGLGQVVFSPIAQGVLTGKYLPGQQPPAGSRATDDKGGADMISRWMRDEVLERVQRLQPLAAEAGLSLAQLAVAWVLDNPNVSAAIVGASRPEQVAENAKAAGVRLDPALKARIDEILEPVATTDPKRVYDNVPAKRP, from the coding sequence ATGGACTACCGTCACCTCGGCCGCAGCGGCCTGATCATCAGCGAGATCGCCTACGGAAACTGGCTCACCCACGGCTCCCAGGTGGAGGAGGACGCGGCCACCGCCTGTGTCGGCGCGGCCCTGGAGGCGGGCATCACCACCTTCGACACCGCCGACGTCTACGCGCAGACCCGCGCGGAATCCGTGCTCGGCCGGGCGCTGAAGGGCGAACGGCGCGAAGGGCTGGAGATCTTCACCAAGGTCTTCTGGCCCACCGGCCCCGGTCACAACGACCGGGGCCTTTCGCGCAAGCACATCAGGGAGTCGATCGACGGCTCGCTGCGGCGGCTGCAGACCGATTACGTCGACCTGTACCAGGCGCACCGCTACGACCGGTTCACGCCGCTGGAGGAGACGATGGAGGCTTTCGCCGACCTCGTGCACTCCGGCAAGGTGCACTACATCGGTGTCTCGGAGTGGACCGCGGACCAGATCCGCCGGGCGCACGCGCTCGCCCGCGAGCTGCACATCCCGCTGGTCTCCAACCAGCCGCAGTACAGCGCGCTGTGGCGGGTCATCGAGGGCGAGGTCATTCCCGCCTGTGAGGAACTGGGCCTCGGCCAGGTGGTCTTCTCCCCGATCGCGCAGGGTGTGCTGACCGGAAAGTACCTGCCGGGGCAGCAGCCGCCGGCCGGCTCGCGCGCCACCGACGACAAGGGCGGCGCGGACATGATCAGCCGCTGGATGCGCGACGAGGTGCTGGAGCGGGTGCAGCGGCTGCAGCCGCTGGCCGCGGAGGCGGGTCTTTCCCTGGCCCAGCTGGCCGTGGCATGGGTGCTGGACAACCCGAACGTGTCGGCGGCGATCGTCGGCGCCTCCCGCCCGGAGCAGGTCGCGGAGAACGCCAAGGCCGCGGGTGTGCGCCTCGACCCGGCGCTCAAGGCGCGGATCGACGAGATCCTGGAGCCGGTGGCGACCACCGACCCCAAGCGCGTGTACGACAACGTGCCGGCCAAGCGGCCGTAA
- a CDS encoding phosphatase PAP2 family protein, with translation MVRGAAVLTAGLRPSRLLLPAACAVAFAVLAGVVLTRHGAPYGFDTGPHRWSVAHRPHGFRTAARIVTDAGTGPFPPLAAALGGWLAGKGTVRRRTAAAVLAVLVLLVGQGVRTAVMAAADRARPPVADWAAPVSGHSFPSGHTASSAIAAGLLAWGLLRALPGPAGKAAAGLCAAAAVAVGCSRVYLGVHWPSDVVGGWLLAGVWLGLTLPPLTAYLDGGGPGDSDTEETSGGG, from the coding sequence GTGGTCAGGGGAGCGGCGGTCCTGACGGCGGGTCTGCGCCCGTCCCGGCTGCTGCTCCCGGCCGCCTGCGCGGTGGCCTTCGCGGTACTGGCCGGTGTGGTGCTCACCCGGCACGGCGCCCCGTACGGCTTCGACACCGGTCCGCACCGCTGGTCGGTCGCGCACCGGCCGCACGGATTCCGTACCGCGGCGCGGATCGTCACCGACGCGGGTACCGGACCCTTCCCGCCGCTGGCGGCGGCGCTGGGCGGGTGGCTCGCCGGGAAGGGCACGGTCCGGCGCAGGACCGCGGCGGCGGTGCTCGCGGTGCTGGTGCTGCTGGTCGGGCAGGGGGTGCGTACCGCCGTGATGGCCGCGGCGGACCGGGCCCGGCCGCCGGTGGCGGACTGGGCGGCCCCGGTCTCGGGCCACTCCTTCCCGTCCGGGCACACCGCCTCCAGCGCGATCGCCGCGGGGCTGCTCGCGTGGGGCCTGCTGCGGGCGCTGCCCGGCCCGGCCGGGAAGGCCGCGGCCGGGCTGTGCGCCGCGGCCGCGGTGGCCGTGGGGTGCTCGCGGGTCTACCTCGGCGTGCACTGGCCGAGCGACGTGGTCGGCGGCTGGCTGCTGGCCGGCGTCTGGCTCGGTCTCACGCTGCCGCCGCTGACCGCCTACCTCGACGGCGGCGGCCCCGGCGACAGCGACACGGAGGAGACGTCCGGGGGCGGCTAG
- a CDS encoding transglycosylase family protein, with the protein MPLRGRHRRYRPNRVSQASLTVTAGGAGLALPLIGLSSAHAASQSVWDKVASCESSGNWNINTGNGYYGGLQFASSTWKSFGGTAYAPRADLATKNQQIAVAEKVLRSQGPGAWPVCSARAGLTREVATASHTVRIPAQKAKPRAASKPAPKATPHVEPVSDAVHTAKMPARPAHPGPAAPAAPKDRYTVASGDTLSGIAADEHVSGGWPQLYADNRSVVGGDPDLIFPGQHLALSTPQKSTQGPKSTPAPKSTPKAAPRATPKPAAKPAGGTKTLERQTRPAAPKKSGYTLPVEHAPIGTPYKAAGSSWTSGYHTGVDFLVSTGTAVHAVAAGKVVTAGWGGSYGYQIVIRHADGHYSQYGHLSQISVKAGQQVNEGQRIGRSGATGNATGPHLHFEMRTGPDYGDDIDPLRYLRAHGVSV; encoded by the coding sequence ATGCCCTTACGCGGACGCCACCGCCGTTACCGCCCCAACAGGGTCTCCCAGGCCTCGCTGACCGTCACGGCGGGCGGCGCGGGTCTCGCCCTGCCGCTGATCGGACTCAGCAGCGCGCACGCGGCCTCCCAGAGCGTCTGGGACAAGGTCGCCAGCTGTGAGTCCTCCGGCAACTGGAACATCAACACCGGCAACGGCTACTACGGCGGCCTGCAGTTCGCCTCCAGCACCTGGAAGTCCTTCGGCGGTACGGCCTACGCGCCCCGCGCGGACCTCGCCACGAAGAACCAGCAGATCGCGGTGGCCGAGAAGGTGCTGCGCAGCCAGGGCCCGGGTGCCTGGCCGGTCTGCTCGGCGCGGGCCGGGCTCACCCGGGAGGTGGCGACGGCCTCGCACACCGTACGCATACCCGCCCAGAAGGCGAAGCCCAGGGCGGCGTCCAAGCCCGCGCCCAAGGCGACCCCGCACGTGGAGCCGGTGTCCGACGCGGTGCACACCGCGAAGATGCCCGCGAGACCTGCACATCCCGGACCCGCGGCCCCGGCCGCGCCCAAGGACCGCTACACCGTCGCCTCCGGGGACACCCTCTCCGGTATCGCCGCCGACGAGCATGTGAGCGGCGGCTGGCCGCAGCTGTACGCGGACAACCGCTCGGTCGTCGGCGGGGACCCTGACCTGATCTTCCCGGGCCAGCACCTGGCGCTCAGCACACCGCAGAAGAGCACTCAGGGCCCGAAGAGCACGCCGGCGCCGAAGAGCACGCCGAAGGCCGCCCCCAGGGCGACGCCGAAGCCCGCGGCCAAGCCGGCCGGCGGCACCAAGACGCTGGAGCGGCAGACCAGGCCCGCCGCCCCCAAGAAGAGCGGCTACACCCTGCCCGTCGAGCACGCGCCGATCGGTACGCCCTACAAGGCGGCCGGCAGCAGCTGGACCAGCGGCTACCACACCGGGGTGGACTTCCTGGTCTCCACCGGCACCGCCGTGCACGCGGTCGCGGCCGGCAAGGTCGTCACCGCGGGCTGGGGCGGCTCCTACGGGTACCAGATCGTGATCCGGCACGCCGACGGCCACTACAGCCAGTACGGCCACCTCTCGCAGATCTCGGTGAAGGCCGGCCAGCAGGTCAACGAGGGCCAGCGGATCGGCCGTTCCGGCGCCACCGGCAACGCCACCGGGCCGCACCTGCACTTCGAGATGCGTACCGGCCCCGACTACGGCGACGACATCGACCCGCTGCGCTATCTGCGGGCGCACGGCGTCTCCGTCTAG
- a CDS encoding LLM class flavin-dependent oxidoreductase has translation MSSVLRATPFSVLDRAHVRAGEDAARALRDTVVFARQAEALGYHRFWVAEHHGVPGVAGSAPTVLAAAIAGATSRIRVGTGGVMLPNHRPMVVAEQFGVLEALFPGRIDMGLGRSVGFTEGIRKALGAGKDAADGFDAQLTELLGWFTGTQRTYPQVHAWPAEGLRPAPFVLAVGSGAELAAAHGLPLVIGGRSEDDLLRSVDRYRAAFRPSAWAAAPYVVLSGTVAVAEDPEQARRLPAAEAWATAYSRSHGAFPPLEPYEAIAARAMTVQERERFEEAASRQLYGTPEQVAKVLESLLIRSAADEYLVTTTGYDRAERLRSYELLAALTH, from the coding sequence GTGAGTTCCGTACTGCGTGCCACCCCGTTCTCCGTCCTGGACCGCGCCCATGTCCGCGCGGGTGAGGACGCGGCGCGGGCGCTGCGGGACACGGTGGTCTTCGCCCGGCAGGCGGAGGCGCTGGGCTATCACCGGTTCTGGGTCGCCGAGCACCACGGCGTGCCTGGGGTCGCGGGCTCGGCCCCGACCGTCCTGGCCGCCGCGATCGCCGGCGCCACCAGCCGGATCCGGGTCGGCACCGGCGGGGTGATGCTGCCGAACCACCGGCCGATGGTGGTCGCCGAGCAGTTCGGCGTGCTGGAGGCGCTGTTTCCGGGCCGGATCGACATGGGCCTTGGCCGGTCGGTGGGCTTCACCGAGGGCATCCGCAAGGCACTGGGCGCCGGCAAGGACGCGGCCGACGGCTTCGACGCGCAGCTGACCGAGCTGCTGGGCTGGTTCACCGGCACCCAGCGGACGTATCCGCAGGTGCACGCCTGGCCGGCCGAAGGGCTGCGGCCTGCGCCGTTCGTGCTGGCCGTCGGCAGCGGCGCGGAACTGGCCGCCGCCCACGGGCTGCCGCTGGTGATCGGCGGCCGCAGCGAGGACGACCTGCTGCGCTCGGTGGACCGCTACCGGGCCGCCTTCCGCCCGTCCGCGTGGGCCGCGGCGCCGTATGTGGTGCTCTCCGGGACGGTCGCGGTCGCCGAGGACCCCGAGCAGGCCCGCCGGCTGCCGGCCGCCGAGGCATGGGCGACCGCCTACAGCCGCAGCCACGGCGCCTTCCCGCCGCTGGAGCCGTACGAGGCGATCGCCGCGCGGGCCATGACGGTGCAGGAGCGCGAGCGCTTCGAGGAGGCCGCGAGCCGCCAGCTGTACGGCACCCCGGAGCAGGTGGCCAAGGTGCTGGAGTCGCTGCTGATCCGCAGCGCGGCGGACGAGTACCTGGTCACCACGACCGGTTACGACCGCGCCGAGCGGCTGCGTTCGTACGAGCTGCTGGCCGCACTGACGCACTGA
- a CDS encoding MBL fold metallo-hydrolase: MTQRQRGGLDVRWHAGWPSAKHDPAPDIQLHSYDESTLILRQNMSVHFEAPFMFLLLGEERALLLDTGATADPAYFPLRRVVDEAVAQWLALHPYPSYGMVVAHTHGHGDHIAGDGQFADRPHTVTVGPGLDAVRGYFGLPHWPDGTASLDLGGRVLDVIPGPGHEPAAAVFHDRRTGLLFTGDTLYPGHLYIRDLPAYTATVDRLLNFCERHPVTQLLGCHIEMTTTPGDDYPRGTTHQPDEAPLQMDPGHLRALRRALTEAGGRPGVHRYADFLLHIEE; this comes from the coding sequence ATGACTCAACGACAGCGGGGCGGGCTCGATGTGCGCTGGCACGCGGGGTGGCCGTCGGCCAAGCACGACCCGGCGCCGGACATCCAGCTGCACTCCTACGACGAGAGCACGCTGATCCTGCGGCAGAACATGTCGGTGCACTTCGAGGCGCCGTTCATGTTCCTGCTGCTGGGCGAGGAGCGCGCGCTGCTGCTGGACACCGGGGCCACCGCCGACCCGGCGTACTTCCCGCTGCGGCGGGTGGTGGACGAGGCGGTGGCGCAGTGGCTGGCGCTGCACCCGTACCCGTCGTACGGGATGGTGGTCGCGCACACCCACGGCCACGGTGACCACATCGCGGGCGACGGGCAGTTCGCGGACCGCCCGCACACCGTGACGGTCGGCCCCGGGCTGGACGCGGTCCGCGGCTACTTCGGTCTTCCGCACTGGCCGGACGGCACCGCGTCGCTGGATCTGGGCGGCCGGGTGCTGGACGTCATCCCGGGCCCGGGGCACGAGCCGGCCGCCGCGGTCTTCCACGACCGCCGCACCGGGCTGCTCTTCACCGGCGACACCCTCTACCCCGGCCACCTCTACATCCGCGACCTCCCGGCGTACACCGCGACCGTGGACCGGCTGCTGAACTTCTGCGAGCGCCACCCGGTCACCCAGCTGCTGGGGTGCCACATAGAGATGACCACCACCCCCGGCGACGACTATCCGCGGGGCACCACCCACCAGCCCGACGAAGCGCCGCTGCAGATGGACCCCGGGCACCTGCGGGCGCTGCGGCGCGCCCTCACCGAGGCCGGGGGCCGGCCCGGTGTGCACCGCTACGCGGACTTCCTGCTGCACATCGAGGAGTGA
- a CDS encoding D-alanyl-D-alanine carboxypeptidase family protein has translation MTASHPPRSRVPTRAAGPAGRHTATPACALAAACCLAALSTLPAAAASGDGHGSAGSSSSVAAGGALLGRPGVQLRPEDDTPALPAGLSALSWTVSDARTGQVLAAKDAHRQLPPASTLKTLFADTVLPRIPRETTHKVTDEDLAGIGEGSSLVGIQAGQTYTVADLWRGVFLASGNDAVHVLAHMNGSVPLTVSQMQAKAKMLGADDTHVVSPDGYDEPGQVSSAYDLAVFARAGLADPDFAEYCSTASAQFPGGYDANGNYVESFGIQNTNRLLTGADGVTKYPGVIGVKNGYTTNAGNTLIAAATHGERTLIATVMNPQSGKPQAVYHEATALLDWGFEAAGRTGSVGTLNSVQPAALQGSGANAPAAGAPHAGAPPARAPHAQAPAAAAPVRRTPATLPAEAPAAHTASPTGSPTAWYIGGALAVVAAVSVLVLRKRATARPR, from the coding sequence ATGACTGCCTCGCACCCTCCTCGCTCCCGTGTCCCCACCCGGGCGGCCGGACCCGCCGGCCGCCACACCGCCACACCGGCCTGCGCCCTCGCCGCGGCCTGCTGCCTCGCGGCGCTGAGCACGCTGCCCGCCGCTGCCGCCTCCGGCGACGGGCACGGCTCGGCCGGCTCCTCGTCCTCCGTCGCGGCCGGCGGCGCACTGCTCGGCAGGCCCGGTGTCCAGCTGCGGCCCGAGGACGACACCCCGGCGCTGCCGGCCGGCCTGTCCGCGCTCTCCTGGACCGTCTCCGACGCCCGCACCGGCCAGGTGCTCGCCGCGAAGGACGCGCACCGGCAGCTGCCGCCCGCCTCCACCCTCAAGACGCTCTTCGCCGACACGGTGCTGCCCCGTATCCCGCGCGAGACGACCCACAAGGTCACCGACGAGGACCTGGCCGGCATCGGCGAGGGCAGCAGCCTGGTCGGTATCCAGGCCGGCCAGACGTACACCGTCGCGGACCTGTGGCGCGGGGTCTTCCTCGCCTCCGGCAACGACGCCGTGCACGTCCTGGCGCACATGAACGGCTCGGTGCCGCTGACCGTCTCCCAGATGCAGGCCAAGGCGAAGATGCTCGGCGCCGACGACACCCATGTGGTCTCACCCGACGGCTACGACGAGCCGGGCCAGGTCTCCTCCGCCTACGACCTGGCGGTCTTCGCCCGGGCGGGCCTGGCCGACCCCGACTTCGCGGAGTACTGCTCGACGGCGAGCGCGCAGTTCCCCGGCGGTTACGACGCCAACGGCAACTACGTGGAGTCCTTCGGCATCCAGAACACCAACCGGCTGCTCACCGGCGCCGACGGCGTCACCAAGTACCCCGGCGTCATCGGGGTGAAGAACGGCTACACCACCAACGCGGGCAACACCCTGATCGCCGCCGCCACCCACGGCGAACGCACCCTCATCGCCACCGTCATGAACCCCCAGTCCGGCAAACCGCAAGCCGTCTACCACGAGGCCACCGCGCTGCTGGACTGGGGCTTCGAGGCGGCGGGACGCACCGGGTCGGTCGGCACCCTCAACAGCGTCCAGCCGGCCGCGCTCCAGGGCAGTGGGGCGAACGCCCCGGCGGCCGGCGCCCCGCACGCCGGCGCTCCGCCCGCCCGGGCCCCGCATGCGCAGGCCCCGGCCGCCGCCGCACCGGTCCGCCGCACACCGGCCACACTGCCCGCCGAGGCACCTGCCGCGCACACCGCGTCGCCGACCGGCTCGCCGACGGCCTGGTACATCGGCGGCGCGCTGGCCGTGGTGGCCGCCGTGTCGGTGCTGGTGCTGCGCAAGCGCGCGACGGCCAGGCCGCGTTGA
- a CDS encoding SDR family oxidoreductase: MSTDGGGLHCLVTGATGYIGGRLVPGLLAAGHRVRCAARTPEKLRDHPWAADVETVRADVLDAGAVAEAMRGIDVAYYLVHGLGGADFERTDRESARIFGARARAAGVRRIVYLGGLTPPGVPVQDLSPHLRSRAEVGRILLDSGVPTAVLRAAVVIGSGSASFEMLRYLTERLPVMITPSWVRTRLQPVGVRDVLRYLVGCAGLPPEINRTFDIGGPDVVTYRDMMRRYASIAGLSRRLIVPVPVLSPGLSSHWVGLVTPVPAAIARPLAESLRHEVVCAEHDIAEYVPDPPGCPIGLDQALGLALRKVRDAEVETRWSSAAVPGAPSDPLPTDPDWAGGSLYTDVRSLHIACSPKALWRIVEGIGGEHGWYSFPLAWSVRGRLDRLVGGVGLRRGRRDAQHLRVGDSLDFWRVEELQLGRLLRLRAEMRLPGRAWLELTVMPGDRPDRCHYRQRALFHPRGLLGHAYWWSISPFHSAVFGGMARNIAAAAVRYERGDDAAPERTG; encoded by the coding sequence TTGAGCACCGACGGCGGCGGCCTGCACTGCCTGGTGACCGGCGCCACCGGATACATCGGCGGGCGGCTCGTCCCCGGGCTGCTGGCCGCGGGCCACCGGGTGCGGTGCGCCGCGCGTACCCCGGAGAAGCTCCGCGACCACCCCTGGGCGGCCGACGTGGAGACGGTCCGGGCGGACGTGCTCGACGCCGGGGCGGTGGCCGAGGCGATGCGCGGCATCGACGTGGCCTACTACCTGGTGCACGGGCTGGGCGGCGCCGACTTCGAGCGGACCGACCGGGAGTCGGCCCGGATCTTCGGGGCCAGGGCCCGGGCGGCGGGGGTCCGGCGGATCGTCTACCTGGGCGGTCTCACCCCGCCCGGCGTGCCCGTGCAGGATCTCTCGCCGCACCTGCGCTCCCGCGCGGAGGTGGGCCGCATCCTGCTGGACTCCGGAGTGCCGACCGCCGTGCTGCGGGCCGCAGTGGTGATCGGCTCCGGCTCTGCGTCCTTCGAGATGCTGCGGTACCTCACCGAGCGACTGCCGGTCATGATCACGCCGAGCTGGGTCCGTACCCGGCTGCAGCCCGTCGGGGTGCGGGACGTCCTGCGGTATCTCGTGGGCTGTGCCGGGCTGCCGCCGGAGATCAACCGGACCTTCGACATCGGCGGCCCCGACGTGGTCACCTACCGCGACATGATGCGGCGGTACGCCTCGATCGCCGGGCTCAGCCGGCGGCTGATCGTGCCGGTCCCGGTCCTCTCGCCTGGCCTGTCCAGCCACTGGGTCGGACTGGTCACCCCCGTTCCGGCCGCGATCGCCCGGCCGCTGGCCGAGTCGCTGCGCCATGAGGTGGTCTGCGCCGAGCACGACATCGCCGAGTACGTTCCCGACCCGCCCGGCTGTCCGATCGGCCTGGACCAGGCGCTCGGACTGGCGCTGCGCAAGGTCAGGGACGCCGAGGTGGAGACGCGCTGGTCGTCGGCCGCGGTGCCGGGCGCGCCCAGCGACCCGCTGCCGACCGATCCGGACTGGGCCGGCGGCAGCCTCTACACCGACGTACGGTCGCTGCACATCGCCTGCTCCCCCAAGGCGCTGTGGCGGATCGTCGAGGGGATCGGCGGTGAGCACGGCTGGTACTCCTTCCCGCTTGCCTGGTCGGTACGCGGCCGGCTGGACCGGCTGGTGGGCGGGGTGGGACTGCGCCGGGGCCGCCGTGACGCCCAGCACCTGCGGGTCGGCGACTCCCTCGACTTCTGGCGGGTGGAGGAGCTCCAGCTCGGGCGCCTGCTGCGCCTGCGTGCCGAGATGCGGCTGCCGGGACGTGCCTGGCTCGAACTGACCGTCATGCCCGGCGACCGGCCGGATCGCTGCCACTACCGCCAGCGTGCCCTCTTCCACCCGCGCGGCCTGCTCGGCCACGCCTACTGGTGGAGCATCTCCCCCTTCCACTCGGCCGTCTTCGGCGGCATGGCCCGCAACATCGCGGCAGCCGCGGTCCGTTACGAGCGGGGTGACGACGCAGCGCCGGAGCGGACGGGCTGA
- a CDS encoding restriction endonuclease, whose product MSRRSTGPVSTWAEIQRQRQRQTEAQHRAQAVQLREAERRQRAAERAQARSRREQQAEYRSRREADARNRTDELDRRMAELSGLLRAGCTAAVFSPDALLASEQLEPFAPGRLADPLPMPRPEAYLPAQRSGWGFGNRAQEQAARARYEDGLRAAQAAEARRQQQLAAYREQYRQWADSRLAEVRRHNAEVQTTLAALRRGEPAAVVEYLTAALYASPVWPEGLPRQVSASFEPPERRLLLNWELPPFAVIPESSLVRYLPGADRDKEVARPATERRAAYRDLLAQCLLLVLREVFGADRFELLDSVVLNGFVDDVDPATGHRTPVYLASVAVSRSDFAAVNLAAVDAADCLVEGLGGQLSPRPDRRTAVPPARLPGAAGRAVVSHGGEDADDEPDLLAMDPLEFEELVAELFRAMGMQAVTTVRSGDGGVDVDALDPDPIRGGKIAVQVKRYRKTVPPTAVRDLYGTVQSIGANKGVLVTTSGFGRSSYVFVSGKPMTLVSGTDLVALLHQYGLRGRLGPATAPEAAPHPAGGPGQDTRDARDAHDAQDADDAEDADASVLGMWWSGSVRLDVCALVCTGGRALGDDHFVFYNNPRTPDGTVRMMPALGTDKAAIWVSFDRLPARADRVVLVAAVDPEADPHADLTGFTDARIRLTDPAGDEADRLEVSDGRPGETALVLGSFRRRADGNWNFVPGGKGYPGPDGLLDLVQEHGIEVE is encoded by the coding sequence ATGAGCCGTCGTTCGACCGGTCCGGTGTCCACGTGGGCCGAGATACAGCGGCAGCGCCAACGGCAGACCGAGGCACAACACCGGGCCCAGGCCGTGCAGTTGCGGGAGGCGGAGCGCAGGCAGCGGGCCGCCGAGCGGGCCCAGGCACGCAGCCGGCGGGAGCAGCAGGCGGAGTACCGCTCCCGGCGGGAGGCCGACGCCCGTAACCGCACCGACGAACTCGACCGCAGAATGGCGGAGTTGTCAGGACTGCTGCGGGCCGGCTGCACCGCCGCGGTGTTCTCGCCGGACGCCCTGCTCGCCTCGGAGCAGTTGGAGCCCTTCGCACCTGGCCGGCTCGCCGACCCGCTCCCGATGCCGCGGCCCGAGGCGTATCTGCCCGCGCAGCGCTCCGGCTGGGGCTTCGGCAACCGCGCGCAGGAACAGGCGGCGCGGGCCCGCTACGAGGACGGCCTGCGCGCCGCGCAGGCCGCGGAGGCGCGGCGGCAGCAGCAACTCGCCGCCTACCGCGAGCAGTACCGCCAGTGGGCGGACAGCCGCCTGGCCGAGGTCCGGCGGCACAACGCCGAGGTGCAAACCACCCTCGCGGCGCTGCGGCGGGGCGAACCGGCAGCTGTGGTCGAGTACTTGACGGCCGCTCTCTATGCCTCGCCGGTCTGGCCGGAGGGCCTGCCCCGCCAGGTGTCGGCGTCCTTCGAACCGCCCGAGCGGCGGCTGCTGCTCAACTGGGAGCTGCCGCCCTTCGCGGTGATCCCGGAGAGTTCGCTGGTGCGCTACCTGCCGGGCGCGGACCGGGACAAGGAAGTGGCCAGGCCCGCCACCGAGCGCCGCGCCGCCTACCGCGACCTGCTCGCCCAGTGTCTGCTGCTGGTGCTGCGCGAGGTCTTCGGCGCCGACCGCTTCGAACTGCTCGACTCGGTCGTGCTCAACGGCTTCGTGGACGACGTCGATCCGGCCACCGGGCACCGTACCCCGGTCTATCTGGCCAGTGTCGCGGTGTCCAGGTCCGACTTCGCCGCGGTCAACCTGGCCGCGGTCGACGCGGCGGACTGCCTGGTCGAGGGGCTGGGCGGGCAGTTGTCACCGCGTCCCGACCGGCGGACCGCGGTGCCGCCGGCCCGGCTGCCGGGGGCCGCGGGCCGGGCGGTCGTCTCGCACGGCGGCGAGGACGCGGACGACGAGCCCGACCTGCTGGCGATGGACCCGCTGGAGTTCGAGGAGCTGGTCGCCGAGCTGTTCCGGGCGATGGGCATGCAGGCGGTGACCACGGTCCGCTCCGGTGACGGCGGGGTGGACGTGGACGCGCTCGACCCCGATCCGATCCGCGGCGGGAAGATCGCCGTACAGGTCAAGCGTTACCGCAAGACGGTGCCGCCGACCGCGGTGCGCGACCTGTACGGCACGGTGCAGAGCATCGGCGCCAACAAGGGCGTGCTGGTCACCACCTCCGGCTTCGGCCGCAGCTCCTATGTCTTCGTCAGCGGCAAACCGATGACTCTCGTGTCGGGTACCGACCTGGTGGCACTGCTGCACCAGTACGGGCTGCGCGGGCGGCTCGGCCCGGCGACCGCTCCGGAAGCGGCCCCGCACCCGGCCGGCGGCCCCGGACAGGACACGCGGGACGCCCGTGACGCCCATGACGCTCAGGACGCCGATGACGCTGAGGACGCTGACGCCAGCGTGCTCGGCATGTGGTGGTCAGGCTCGGTCCGGCTCGATGTCTGCGCCCTGGTGTGCACGGGCGGCCGGGCCCTGGGTGACGACCACTTCGTCTTCTACAACAACCCGCGCACCCCGGACGGCACTGTGCGGATGATGCCGGCCCTGGGTACGGACAAGGCCGCGATCTGGGTGAGTTTCGACCGGCTGCCGGCCCGCGCCGACCGGGTGGTGCTGGTCGCCGCGGTCGACCCGGAGGCGGATCCGCACGCCGATCTCACCGGCTTCACCGACGCCCGCATCCGCCTGACCGATCCGGCGGGCGACGAGGCCGACCGGCTGGAGGTCTCCGACGGCAGGCCGGGCGAGACCGCGCTGGTGCTCGGCTCCTTCCGCCGGCGGGCGGACGGGAACTGGAACTTCGTGCCAGGTGGCAAGGGGTATCCGGGCCCCGATGGGCTGCTCGATCTGGTGCAGGAACACGGCATCGAGGTGGAGTGA